The following are encoded together in the Pectobacterium wasabiae CFBP 3304 genome:
- the ilvA gene encoding threonine ammonia-lyase, biosynthetic: MAVSQPLPAAPGGAEYLRAILRSPVYEITQVTPLEKMDKISSRLGNVILVKREDRHAVHSFKLRGAYAMMAGLSDEQKSHGVVTASAGNHAQGVALSSSKLGIKSLIVMPVATADIKVDAVRGFGGEVLLHGANFDEAKAKAIELSEQQHMTFLPPFDHPAVIAGQGTLALELLQQDAHLDRVFVPVGGGGLAAGVAVLIKQLMPQIQVIGVEAEDSACLRAALDAGQPVDLPRVGLFAEGVAVKRIGDETFRLCREYLDDVITVDSDAICAAVKDLFEDVRAIAEPSGALALAGMKKYIQQHQIQGERLAHILSGANVNFHGLRYVSERCELGEQREALLAVTIPEKQGSFLKFCQLLGGRSVTEFNYRYADAKDACIFVGVRLTRGYAERQEIIAELSADGYEVVDLSDDEMAKLHVRYMVGGRPSKPLQERLYSFEFPESPGALLKFLHTLGTHWNISLFHYRSHGTDFGRVLAGFELEAGDREFEQHLQALGYECHDETNNPAFRFFLAG; this comes from the coding sequence ATGGCTGTATCACAACCTCTTCCTGCCGCGCCGGGGGGCGCGGAGTACCTGCGGGCGATCTTGCGGTCGCCAGTGTATGAAATCACGCAGGTCACACCGCTGGAGAAGATGGATAAGATCTCTTCGCGGCTGGGTAATGTCATACTGGTAAAACGTGAAGACAGACACGCGGTGCACAGTTTTAAGCTGCGTGGCGCTTACGCGATGATGGCGGGTCTGAGCGATGAACAAAAATCCCACGGTGTGGTGACGGCGTCAGCCGGTAACCATGCGCAAGGGGTCGCGCTCTCCTCCAGCAAGCTGGGAATTAAATCGCTGATTGTGATGCCGGTGGCGACGGCCGACATCAAGGTGGATGCGGTGCGTGGTTTTGGCGGGGAAGTGCTGTTACACGGCGCTAACTTTGATGAAGCCAAGGCCAAGGCGATTGAGCTGTCAGAGCAGCAGCATATGACTTTTCTGCCGCCGTTTGATCACCCAGCGGTGATTGCCGGACAAGGTACACTGGCGCTGGAGTTGCTACAGCAGGATGCGCATCTGGATCGCGTATTTGTACCTGTTGGTGGTGGCGGCTTGGCAGCAGGCGTTGCCGTGCTGATTAAGCAACTGATGCCACAGATTCAGGTGATCGGCGTGGAAGCGGAAGATTCCGCCTGTCTGCGCGCGGCGCTGGACGCTGGGCAACCGGTCGATCTGCCGCGTGTTGGGCTGTTTGCCGAAGGCGTGGCGGTGAAGCGCATCGGCGATGAAACGTTCCGCCTGTGTCGGGAATATCTGGATGATGTAATTACCGTCGATAGCGATGCCATCTGTGCGGCAGTGAAAGATCTGTTCGAAGATGTCCGTGCGATTGCGGAGCCGTCTGGCGCGCTGGCGTTAGCAGGGATGAAGAAATACATCCAGCAGCATCAGATTCAGGGGGAGCGTCTGGCGCATATTCTGTCCGGTGCGAACGTCAACTTCCACGGATTACGCTACGTTTCCGAACGCTGCGAACTGGGTGAGCAACGCGAAGCCTTGCTGGCGGTGACGATCCCCGAAAAACAGGGAAGCTTCCTGAAGTTTTGCCAACTACTGGGGGGTCGCTCCGTCACGGAGTTCAACTATCGCTACGCGGATGCCAAAGACGCCTGCATTTTTGTCGGTGTGCGTCTGACGCGCGGCTATGCAGAACGGCAGGAGATCATCGCTGAGCTTTCCGCAGATGGTTATGAAGTAGTGGATTTGTCCGATGATGAAATGGCGAAGCTGCACGTTCGCTATATGGTCGGTGGACGGCCTTCCAAACCACTACAGGAACGGCTGTACAGCTTTGAATTCCCTGAGTCACCGGGCGCGTTACTGAAGTTCCTGCATACGCTAGGGACGCACTGGAATATCTCGCTGTTCCATTACCGCAGCCACGGCACGGATTTTGGCCGCGTACTGGCCGGGTTCGAGCTAGAGGCAGGCGATCGTGAATTTGAGCAGCACTTGCAGGCATTGGGATATGAATGCCATGACGAAACCAATAATCCGGCATTCCGCTTCTTTCTCGCGGGTTAA
- the ilvD gene encoding dihydroxy-acid dehydratase — MPKYRSATTTHGRNMAGARALWRATGMTDDDFGKPIIAVVNSFTQFVPGHVHLRDLGKLVAEQIEASGGVAKEFNTIAVDDGIAMGHGGMLYSLPSRELIADSVEYMVNAHCADAMVCISNCDKITPGMLMASLRLNIPVIFVSGGPMEAGKTKLSNQIIKLDLIDAMIQGANPNVSDADSEQIERSACPTCGSCSGMFTANSMNCLTEALGLSQPANGSLLATHADRKDLFLNAGTRIVGLAKRYYEQDDASVLPRNIANKAAFENAMILDIAMGGSTNTVLHLLAAAQEGEIDFTMSDIDRLSRKVPHLCKVAPSGQKYHMEDVHRAGGVIGILGELDRAGLLNREVSNILGKTLPETLEAYDVMLTKDESVKRMYSAGPAGIRTTKAFSQDCRWDSLDTDRQEGCIRSREYAYSQDGGLAVLYGNIALDGCIVKTAGVDKDSLIFRGPAKVYESQDDAVDAILGGKVVAGDVVVIRYEGPKGGPGMQEMLYPTTYLKSMGLGKSCALITDGRFSGGTSGLSIGHASPEAANGGTIGLVQDGDMIAIDIPSRSIVLDVAENELASRREAEEARGEQAWTPHNRQRQVSFALRAYASLATSADKGAVRDKSKLGG; from the coding sequence ATGCCTAAGTACCGTTCAGCCACAACCACACACGGCCGTAATATGGCCGGTGCCCGAGCCTTGTGGCGCGCCACCGGGATGACCGACGACGATTTTGGTAAACCGATTATCGCGGTGGTCAACTCCTTCACCCAATTCGTGCCCGGCCATGTGCACTTGCGCGATCTGGGGAAACTGGTTGCCGAGCAGATCGAAGCCTCCGGCGGCGTTGCGAAAGAATTTAACACCATTGCGGTTGACGACGGTATCGCCATGGGACACGGCGGTATGCTCTATTCTCTGCCTTCCCGTGAACTGATTGCCGACTCCGTGGAATACATGGTCAATGCCCACTGTGCGGATGCGATGGTGTGTATTTCCAACTGCGACAAAATCACCCCAGGAATGTTAATGGCGTCGCTGCGTCTGAATATTCCGGTGATTTTCGTGTCCGGCGGCCCGATGGAAGCAGGGAAAACCAAGCTCTCTAACCAAATTATCAAGCTCGATCTCATCGATGCCATGATCCAGGGGGCGAACCCTAACGTCAGCGATGCCGATAGTGAGCAAATTGAGCGTTCCGCCTGTCCGACCTGTGGCTCCTGTTCGGGGATGTTCACCGCAAACTCTATGAACTGCCTGACCGAAGCCTTGGGGCTTTCTCAGCCGGCTAATGGTTCATTACTCGCGACGCATGCCGATCGTAAAGATCTGTTCCTGAATGCAGGCACGCGTATCGTGGGTCTGGCGAAACGTTATTACGAGCAGGATGATGCAAGCGTATTGCCGCGCAATATCGCCAATAAAGCTGCATTTGAAAACGCCATGATACTGGATATCGCGATGGGCGGTTCCACCAATACGGTATTGCACCTGCTGGCCGCAGCGCAGGAAGGTGAAATTGATTTCACCATGTCGGATATCGACCGCCTCTCACGTAAGGTGCCACACCTGTGCAAGGTCGCGCCAAGCGGTCAGAAATACCACATGGAAGACGTACACCGTGCTGGTGGGGTCATCGGTATTCTGGGCGAGCTGGACAGAGCCGGTCTGTTGAACCGTGAAGTCAGCAATATTTTGGGTAAAACGCTGCCGGAAACGCTAGAAGCCTACGACGTTATGCTGACGAAAGATGAAAGCGTGAAGCGTATGTATTCCGCTGGTCCGGCAGGTATTCGCACGACCAAAGCGTTTTCTCAGGATTGTCGCTGGGATTCACTGGATACCGATCGTCAGGAAGGCTGCATCCGTTCGCGTGAATATGCTTACAGTCAGGACGGCGGGCTGGCCGTGCTATACGGCAACATCGCGCTAGATGGTTGTATCGTCAAAACAGCAGGTGTTGATAAAGATAGCCTGATTTTCCGCGGCCCAGCAAAAGTCTATGAAAGCCAGGATGACGCGGTAGACGCGATTCTGGGCGGTAAAGTGGTGGCGGGTGATGTGGTTGTCATCCGTTATGAAGGGCCGAAAGGCGGGCCGGGCATGCAGGAAATGCTGTATCCGACCACCTACTTGAAATCAATGGGGCTGGGTAAAAGCTGTGCGCTGATCACTGACGGCCGTTTCTCCGGTGGGACATCTGGTCTGTCCATCGGCCACGCGTCTCCTGAAGCCGCGAATGGTGGCACGATTGGCTTGGTACAGGACGGCGATATGATTGCCATTGATATCCCCAGCCGCAGCATTGTGCTGGACGTGGCGGAAAATGAATTGGCAAGCCGTCGCGAAGCGGAAGAGGCGAGAGGGGAACAGGCCTGGACGCCACATAATCGTCAACGTCAGGTTTCTTTTGCGCTGCGTGCGTATGCCAGCCTGGCAACCAGCGCAGATAAAGGCGCTGTGCGGGATAAAAGCAAGCTGGGAGGCTAA
- a CDS encoding branched-chain amino acid transaminase, whose product MTKKADYIWFNGEMVPWAEAKVHVMSHALHYGTSVFEGVRCYNSHKGPVVFRHREHMQRLRDSAKIYRMPVAQSVDELMEACRETLRKNNLTSAYIRPLVFIGDVGMGVNPPDGYQTDVIIAAFPWGAYLGEEALEAGIDAMVSSWNRVAANTIPTAAKAGGNYLSSLLVGSEARRHGYQEGIALDVHGYVSEGAGENLFEVKDGIIFTPPFTSSALPGITRDAIIKLAKDAGYEVREQVLSRESLYLADEVFMSGTAAEITPVRSVDGIQVGIGKRGPVTKALQDAFFGLFTGETEDKWGWLDPINH is encoded by the coding sequence ATGACAAAAAAAGCGGACTACATTTGGTTCAATGGCGAGATGGTTCCTTGGGCTGAAGCAAAAGTACACGTGATGTCGCATGCCCTGCACTATGGCACCTCCGTCTTTGAAGGCGTTCGTTGCTACAATTCACATAAGGGCCCAGTGGTTTTCCGTCACCGTGAGCACATGCAGCGCCTGCGTGATTCGGCAAAAATTTACCGTATGCCGGTTGCGCAAAGTGTGGATGAGTTGATGGAAGCCTGTCGTGAAACGCTGCGCAAAAATAACCTGACCAGCGCCTATATTCGTCCACTGGTGTTTATTGGTGATGTGGGTATGGGCGTTAACCCGCCAGACGGTTATCAAACTGATGTGATCATCGCGGCTTTCCCATGGGGCGCGTATCTGGGTGAGGAAGCGCTGGAAGCCGGTATTGATGCGATGGTGTCGTCCTGGAACCGTGTCGCGGCGAATACCATTCCGACCGCTGCTAAAGCGGGCGGTAACTATCTGTCCTCCCTGCTGGTGGGCAGCGAAGCTCGTCGTCATGGCTATCAGGAAGGGATCGCGCTGGATGTTCACGGCTATGTTTCTGAAGGGGCTGGCGAGAACCTGTTTGAAGTGAAAGACGGCATTATCTTCACGCCGCCGTTTACCTCTTCAGCGCTGCCGGGCATCACGCGCGACGCCATCATCAAGTTGGCGAAGGACGCCGGGTATGAAGTGCGTGAGCAGGTGCTGTCCCGTGAGTCGCTGTATCTGGCGGATGAAGTGTTTATGTCCGGCACGGCGGCGGAAATTACGCCGGTACGCAGCGTAGACGGCATTCAGGTTGGCATTGGCAAACGCGGCCCGGTCACCAAAGCCTTACAGGATGCGTTTTTTGGCCTCTTCACGGGTGAAACCGAAGATAAATGGGGCTGGTTGGATCCGATAAATCATTAA
- the ilvM gene encoding acetolactate synthase 2 small subunit: MTHHQLSIQARFRPEVLERVLRVTRHRGFKVCAMNMVQTTNTDHINIELTVASHRSVDLLSTQLSKLLDIACVDIQPMTTSQQISA; the protein is encoded by the coding sequence ATGACACACCATCAACTTTCGATTCAGGCGCGCTTTCGTCCCGAGGTTCTGGAGCGTGTATTACGTGTTACCCGTCATCGCGGCTTCAAAGTTTGCGCTATGAATATGGTGCAAACTACTAATACCGATCACATTAATATTGAACTGACCGTTGCCAGCCATCGTTCGGTGGATTTATTGTCAACACAATTGAGCAAGCTGTTGGATATTGCCTGCGTTGACATTCAACCGATGACGACATCACAGCAGATTAGCGCCTAA
- the ilvG gene encoding acetolactate synthase 2 catalytic subunit — translation MNGAQWVVQALRAQGVDTVFGYPGGAIMPVYDALYDGGVKHLLCRHEQGAAMAALGYARATGKVGVCIATSGPGATNLITGLADALLDSVPVVAITGQVGSALIGTDAFQEIDVLGLSLACTKHSFLVESLESLPEVMAEAFEIASSGRPGPVLVDIPKDIQLAVGDFTPNFAPVANDVDFPEQDIAQAHALLAKAQKPVLYVGGGVGMANAVPALREFLSVADIPSVSTLKGLGAVDANHPYYLGMIGMHGTKAANLIVQECDLLIAVGARFDDRVTGKLNAFAPHASVIHMDIDPAELSKLRHANVALQGDLKAILPALQQPLNISAWRQQATLMKAEYPWRYDHPGQAIYAPALLKTISERMDADTVVTTDVGQHQMWAAQHMTFSRPENFITSSGLGTMGFGVPAAVGAQVARPDDMVICISGDGSFMMNVQELGTIKRKRLPLKIVLLDNQRLGMVRQWQQLFFDERYSETDLSDNPDFLTLASAFDIPGQRITRKDQIDAALDALFNSEGPYLLHVSIDEYENVWPLVPPGAGNETMLDKTK, via the coding sequence ATGAATGGAGCACAGTGGGTGGTGCAAGCGTTGCGAGCACAGGGAGTGGATACCGTTTTTGGTTATCCGGGTGGGGCGATAATGCCAGTCTATGATGCACTTTATGACGGCGGCGTTAAACACCTGCTGTGTCGCCATGAGCAAGGCGCGGCAATGGCAGCGCTTGGCTATGCCCGCGCGACGGGCAAGGTGGGTGTCTGTATAGCGACATCTGGCCCGGGTGCTACCAACCTGATCACCGGTTTGGCTGATGCGCTGCTGGATTCTGTGCCTGTGGTAGCGATCACCGGACAGGTTGGGTCGGCGCTGATTGGTACCGATGCTTTTCAGGAGATAGACGTGTTGGGTCTGTCACTGGCCTGTACGAAACATAGTTTTCTGGTTGAGTCTCTCGAATCATTGCCGGAAGTGATGGCAGAAGCGTTCGAGATTGCTAGCAGCGGTCGCCCTGGCCCTGTACTGGTCGATATTCCTAAAGATATTCAGTTAGCTGTCGGCGATTTCACGCCGAACTTTGCGCCCGTTGCTAATGATGTTGATTTCCCTGAACAAGATATCGCGCAGGCGCACGCTCTGCTGGCGAAAGCGCAGAAACCGGTGCTGTACGTTGGCGGCGGGGTCGGTATGGCGAATGCGGTTCCTGCACTGCGTGAATTCCTGAGTGTGGCGGATATCCCTTCGGTTTCTACGCTGAAAGGGCTAGGTGCTGTGGATGCCAATCATCCCTATTATCTCGGTATGATTGGTATGCATGGCACGAAGGCGGCGAACCTGATTGTGCAGGAATGCGATCTGTTAATTGCGGTCGGAGCGCGTTTTGATGACCGCGTGACTGGCAAGCTGAACGCCTTCGCCCCTCATGCTAGCGTCATTCACATGGACATCGACCCGGCGGAACTGAGCAAATTGCGCCATGCCAATGTGGCGCTGCAAGGCGATCTGAAGGCGATATTACCGGCCCTGCAACAACCGCTGAACATCAGCGCGTGGCGTCAGCAGGCTACACTGATGAAGGCGGAATACCCGTGGCGTTACGATCATCCCGGTCAGGCGATTTATGCCCCCGCGCTGCTGAAGACGATCTCCGAACGGATGGATGCGGATACCGTGGTGACGACCGATGTGGGCCAGCACCAAATGTGGGCTGCGCAGCATATGACGTTCAGTCGTCCTGAGAATTTCATTACCTCCAGCGGGCTCGGTACGATGGGCTTTGGCGTACCGGCTGCGGTAGGCGCACAGGTAGCACGCCCAGACGACATGGTTATCTGCATTTCCGGTGACGGTTCTTTCATGATGAACGTTCAGGAACTGGGTACCATCAAACGAAAACGGCTGCCGTTGAAGATCGTGCTGTTGGATAACCAGCGGTTAGGCATGGTACGCCAGTGGCAGCAGTTATTCTTTGATGAACGCTATAGTGAAACCGACCTCTCCGATAACCCTGATTTCCTGACGCTGGCAAGCGCATTTGATATCCCCGGCCAGCGCATCACCCGTAAAGATCAAATTGATGCCGCGCTGGATGCCCTATTTAACAGCGAAGGGCCCTATTTACTGCATGTATCGATCGATGAATACGAAAACGTCTGGCCTCTGGTTCCGCCGGGTGCGGGTAATGAAACGATGCTCGATAAAACCAAATAA
- the ilvL gene encoding ilv operon leader peptide, whose protein sequence is MKALSLVISLVVISVVVIIIPPCGAALGRRMA, encoded by the coding sequence ATGAAAGCCCTATCCCTAGTGATTAGCCTAGTCGTGATTAGCGTGGTGGTGATTATTATCCCACCGTGCGGGGCTGCACTTGGACGAAGAATGGCTTAG
- a CDS encoding YifB family Mg chelatase-like AAA ATPase: protein MSLAVTYTRAMIGVQAPDVYIEVHISSGLPALTLVGLPETTVKEARDRVRSALINCGFTFPAKRITVNLAPADLPKEGGRYDLPIALAILAASEQIDGEKLSRYEFLGELGLSGTLRGVNGAIPAALEAIRSGRQLILPDDNKREMTLIPQGEALMAGHLLQVCAFLSGEEELLSCSNTTPVPHIGEDTLDLKDIIGQEQAKRALEIAAAGGHNLLLLGPPGTGKTMLASRLGNLMPPLSDEEALESAAINSLVNIDATMTRWRARPFRAPHHSSSMAALVGGGSLPKPGEISLAHNGVLFLDELPEFERRVLDSLREPLESGEIIISRTRAKVCYPARVQLVAAMNPSPSGHYQGIHNRLPAQQILRYLSKLSGPFLDRFDLSIEVPLLPPGVLSQQHYQGESSATIRERVLIARQIQLKRANKINARLTSREIEKHCALEIPDAAYLEEVMNKLGLSVRAWHRILKVARTIADLGDRDNIERKHLAEALSYRCMDRLLIQLHKSLE, encoded by the coding sequence ATGTCATTGGCAGTTACCTATACTCGGGCAATGATTGGTGTACAAGCGCCGGACGTTTACATCGAAGTTCACATCAGCAGTGGATTACCCGCATTAACGCTGGTGGGGTTACCAGAAACCACCGTGAAGGAAGCGCGCGATCGCGTGCGCAGCGCACTCATCAATTGCGGATTTACGTTTCCAGCAAAGCGTATCACGGTCAATCTTGCTCCCGCAGACCTGCCAAAAGAGGGAGGACGCTACGATTTGCCGATTGCTCTGGCGATTCTAGCGGCATCAGAACAAATCGATGGAGAAAAGCTAAGCCGCTATGAGTTTCTCGGCGAGCTCGGCCTGTCTGGCACGTTACGTGGCGTCAATGGCGCGATACCGGCCGCATTGGAAGCCATAAGATCAGGCCGCCAGCTTATCCTGCCGGATGACAATAAACGGGAGATGACGCTGATACCACAAGGCGAGGCGTTGATGGCCGGGCATCTGTTACAGGTATGTGCCTTTCTCAGTGGAGAAGAGGAGTTGCTCAGTTGTTCCAATACCACGCCCGTTCCACACATAGGAGAAGATACGCTCGACCTGAAGGATATTATCGGTCAGGAGCAAGCTAAACGTGCGTTGGAAATCGCGGCAGCAGGCGGTCACAATCTGCTACTGCTAGGGCCACCGGGAACAGGGAAGACCATGCTGGCGAGTCGGCTAGGCAATCTAATGCCTCCATTGAGCGATGAAGAAGCGTTAGAAAGCGCCGCTATCAATAGCCTCGTCAACATTGATGCCACCATGACGCGCTGGCGGGCCAGGCCCTTCAGAGCGCCTCATCATAGCTCTTCAATGGCTGCACTCGTGGGCGGAGGCTCGCTGCCCAAACCCGGAGAAATCTCACTCGCCCACAACGGCGTGCTGTTTCTGGATGAATTACCGGAGTTTGAGCGGCGCGTCTTGGACTCACTGCGAGAACCGCTGGAATCTGGTGAAATTATCATTTCCCGCACCCGCGCCAAAGTGTGCTATCCGGCACGCGTTCAGCTCGTCGCCGCGATGAACCCCAGCCCGTCAGGGCATTATCAAGGTATTCATAACCGATTACCGGCCCAACAGATACTGCGCTATCTCAGTAAGCTCTCCGGTCCCTTCTTGGATCGCTTTGACCTTTCGATCGAAGTTCCTTTGCTGCCACCTGGGGTGTTATCTCAACAACATTATCAAGGGGAAAGTAGCGCGACAATTCGCGAGCGTGTGCTGATCGCCCGGCAGATACAGTTGAAGCGAGCAAATAAGATCAACGCACGGCTAACTTCACGTGAAATAGAAAAACACTGCGCGCTAGAGATACCTGACGCGGCTTACCTTGAAGAGGTGATGAACAAACTTGGTTTATCTGTACGAGCCTGGCACAGAATATTGAAAGTCGCACGCACGATCGCTGACCTCGGCGATCGGGACAACATTGAGAGAAAGCATCTTGCCGAAGCACTGAGCTACCGTTGTATGGATCGATTACTCATTCAGCTCCACAAAAGCCTTGAATAG
- a CDS encoding DUF413 domain-containing protein: MAESFSTTHRFFDNKFYPRGFSRHGDFTIKEAQLLERHGYAFNELDLGKREPVTEEETAFVAMCRGERKAETELEKIWSKYLERVRRPKRFHTLSGGKPQMDAVEEYTESDD, from the coding sequence ATGGCAGAAAGCTTCTCTACCACTCATCGTTTTTTTGATAACAAGTTCTACCCGCGTGGTTTTTCCCGACATGGCGACTTTACTATTAAAGAAGCACAACTGTTGGAACGCCACGGTTACGCGTTTAACGAGCTGGATTTGGGCAAACGTGAACCAGTGACAGAGGAAGAGACCGCGTTTGTTGCAATGTGTCGCGGCGAACGTAAAGCGGAAACGGAACTGGAAAAAATCTGGTCCAAATATCTGGAACGTGTCCGTCGTCCTAAACGCTTCCATACGTTGTCCGGTGGTAAACCGCAAATGGACGCGGTGGAAGAATACACTGAAAGCGATGATTAA
- the hdfR gene encoding HTH-type transcriptional regulator HdfR, producing MDTELLKTFLEVSRTRHFGRAAESLYLTQSAVSFRIRQLETQLGANLFTRHRNNIRLTPAGERLLPYAESLIGTWQIAKKEVARSQQHSLLSVGATASLWEAYLTPWLQSLYQQRPLLQLEARIALRHSLVKQLHERQLDLLITTEPPKMEELASQLLGNFSLSLFAAEAHPPGQELPYIKLEWGADFHQQEHRLLASEQLPVLTTTSAHLTRQLLETTGGCAFLPSHWLQTYTNLRIVGDSQPVVRPFYAVWLQNSDQQTMIRQLLKTPILINP from the coding sequence GTGGATACCGAATTACTAAAAACCTTTCTGGAAGTCAGCAGGACAAGACACTTTGGCCGTGCCGCCGAATCCCTGTATCTGACGCAATCAGCGGTGAGTTTTCGGATTCGCCAACTAGAGACGCAACTTGGTGCCAACCTGTTCACACGTCATCGGAACAATATACGTCTGACCCCCGCCGGCGAACGGCTTCTACCCTATGCGGAAAGCCTTATCGGCACCTGGCAGATCGCCAAAAAAGAGGTCGCACGCTCGCAACAGCACAGCCTGCTTTCGGTAGGGGCTACCGCCTCATTATGGGAGGCGTATCTGACACCCTGGTTACAATCGCTGTACCAACAGCGCCCGTTGCTCCAGCTAGAAGCGAGGATCGCCTTACGCCACTCGCTGGTAAAACAACTCCATGAGCGTCAGTTAGATCTGTTGATTACGACCGAACCACCCAAAATGGAAGAATTGGCGAGCCAGCTATTGGGTAATTTTTCCCTTTCGCTGTTCGCAGCAGAAGCGCATCCACCCGGGCAGGAACTACCCTACATAAAACTTGAGTGGGGAGCAGATTTTCATCAGCAGGAACATCGCCTGTTAGCCAGCGAGCAACTTCCTGTCTTGACAACAACATCGGCCCATTTAACACGTCAGTTGCTTGAAACAACCGGCGGTTGCGCGTTTTTACCTAGCCATTGGTTACAAACATACACCAATCTGCGGATAGTCGGCGACAGCCAACCCGTCGTGCGCCCGTTTTATGCCGTTTGGTTGCAAAATAGCGATCAGCAGACAATGATTCGCCAGTTGCTGAAAACGCCTATTTTGATTAATCCATGA
- the yjfF gene encoding galactofuranose ABC transporter, permease protein YjfF produces the protein MLKRHFPLLMTILVFIAGYLFCLSQFPGFASTRVFFDLLTDNAFLGIVAVGMTFVILSGGIDLSVGSVIAFTGVLLAKLIGTYGIDPFFAFAIALVMGAMFGGLMGWIIDTLKLPAFIITLAGMFFVRGMSFIVSQESIPIDHPVYSQLAGLAWRMPDGGRFTFLALVMLIVVLVGIVMAHRTRFGNRVYAIGGNSYSAELMGVPVRRTTIHIYMLSSTLAVLSGIVFSLYTSAGYALAAGGVELDAIAAVVIGGTLLTGGVGTVLGTLFGVLIQGLIQTYITFDGTLSSWWTKIVIGFLLFAFIGLQKALSTFWLARRA, from the coding sequence ATGTTGAAGCGCCACTTCCCCCTGTTGATGACGATTCTGGTATTTATTGCGGGTTATTTATTCTGTCTCAGCCAGTTTCCCGGTTTTGCTTCGACGCGAGTTTTCTTTGATTTACTGACCGATAACGCTTTTTTAGGGATCGTGGCGGTTGGGATGACGTTTGTTATTCTGTCTGGCGGGATCGATCTCTCTGTGGGATCCGTTATTGCATTTACCGGTGTGTTATTGGCCAAATTGATCGGCACGTATGGCATTGATCCTTTCTTTGCGTTCGCAATTGCGCTGGTGATGGGAGCCATGTTTGGCGGATTGATGGGATGGATTATCGATACGCTGAAATTGCCTGCATTTATTATCACGCTGGCCGGTATGTTCTTTGTTCGAGGGATGAGTTTTATTGTCTCACAGGAGTCGATTCCCATCGATCATCCGGTTTATAGCCAACTGGCGGGTTTAGCATGGCGAATGCCTGATGGGGGACGTTTTACCTTCCTGGCATTAGTTATGTTGATTGTGGTGCTGGTAGGGATTGTGATGGCGCATCGAACCCGTTTCGGTAACCGTGTTTATGCGATTGGTGGTAATAGCTATTCTGCGGAGCTGATGGGGGTGCCCGTTAGGCGGACGACGATTCATATATACATGCTTTCCAGTACGTTAGCGGTGCTGTCAGGTATTGTTTTTTCTCTCTATACCTCGGCGGGCTATGCTCTGGCGGCAGGCGGCGTGGAGTTGGATGCCATCGCTGCTGTCGTGATCGGCGGTACGCTACTGACCGGTGGTGTTGGAACCGTACTGGGAACCCTGTTTGGTGTACTGATTCAGGGCCTAATTCAAACGTATATCACGTTTGATGGAACCTTGAGTTCATGGTGGACAAAAATCGTCATTGGTTTCCTGCTGTTTGCTTTCATTGGTTTACAGAAAGCGCTAAGCACATTCTGGTTAGCCAGACGTGCTTAG